DNA from Laspinema palackyanum D2c:
ATTCAACCCGATCGGTCTTTCCAAGACCGCGCCATCAGCCTCTCGGCCATCTCTCCAGGTTGGGTGAATTTCACCCAAGTTATACAAAAAAGGCGGAGAGGGAGGGATTTGAACCCTCGACGGTCGTTAAACCGCTCTTTCTTAGCAGGAAAGCGCCTTAAGCCACTCGGCCACCTCTCCAGAATGGGCCGGGAGGGACTCGAACCCCCATGTTCAGCACAATAGCACTTGATTTACAGTCAAGCTCCTTCACCAATTTGGATACCAGCCCATACAATGTGGCAGTGCCGACGGGATTTGAAGAAAGCAAACGCTGACTTGAAAGGTCAGTGGCTTTACCAATTTGCCTACGGCACCAGGTTGGCGAGGGGACTGAGATTTGAACTCAGATCAACGGTTTTGGAGACCGTCATGTTAGCCGTTACACTATCCCCACGTTTGGTCGCAGCAGCAGGATTTGAACCTGCATCAACCCAGTTATGAGCTGGGTACTTTACCATTAAGTTATACTGCGATATTGATTTGGTAGCCTCAACGGGAATTGAACCCGTATCCCAGCCTTGAAAGAGCTATATCCTAACCATTAGACGATGAGGCCAGATCCATTTCAACCGAATTTTTTTCTTGGTTTTTCCAAATTTAATCTGGGCTGAACGGGAGTGACGGGACTTGAACCCGCGACGACTTGTTCGACAGACAAGTGCTCTACGCTAACTGAGCTACACCCCCATGAAATCAGCCTTAGATTACATGGAATTTGGAAAAGTTTGGCGGTTGATGGGGTGGGAATGATTCAAGGGAATGATTCCCACCCATTGAGTCCGCCATTGTTTCCGTTTTCATTAAATGGCCCTTTGATTATTCAGTTTTCAAGGTTCGATGTGGGCGTTTGGGTAGAGCGTTTTGCTCTGTCTCTCTCGCCTCATATTTATATACTACATACATACTACAAAACTGTCAAGGGGTTTTGGAAAAATTTTTGAGTTTTTTTTGAAATTTCATTGAAATGCTTGTTTAACAAGGGTTTTGCCTGACAAGCAATCTGAGAAAACTGCAGTAAATTAACATACTACAATGAGAAAAGACTGAAGTATGGGCTGGATCCCAATAGGCCCAGACAGAGGGTGCTGACTCTCTTCGATGGAGTAGCGCTGACCCGGTTCTAGTTTTGGACCGAAAGCTGGTTAAAATCAGTAGGGTATCTTAAAAAATCAAGCCATGTTGAAGCTATACTACAATCTCATTTCTTTGAACTCTCGCCGGGTCTGGATCTCCTTATTAGAAAAAGGTCTCCCGTTTGAATTGGTCCCGATGAAACTCGATGGTGATCAGTTTCAAGGGGAGTTTCTGGCACTCAATCCGTTTCACCAAGTTCCGGTTTTGGAAGATGGGGGATTTGTAGTCGTGGAGTCTTTGGCAATTTTGGATTACTTAGAGGCAAAATATCCGACTCCTTCTTTACTGCCTGCGGATCCGCAGATGTTAGGAACGGTGAAAATGATTGAGCTTTTGACGTTAACTCAAATGATGCCCCCGATGCGGCCCTTGATGATGAATTGGATGGGGTTTTCGCAAGAAAGTCCGGACAAGTTGCAAGAGGCAAAACAGAATATTGCTCAGGTTTTAGGCTTTTTTGAAAGTAAATTAGCCGATCGCCCCTATTTTGGAGACCAACAGCTAACCTTGGCCGATAT
Protein-coding regions in this window:
- a CDS encoding glutathione S-transferase family protein; the encoded protein is MLKLYYNLISLNSRRVWISLLEKGLPFELVPMKLDGDQFQGEFLALNPFHQVPVLEDGGFVVVESLAILDYLEAKYPTPSLLPADPQMLGTVKMIELLTLTQMMPPMRPLMMNWMGFSQESPDKLQEAKQNIAQVLGFFESKLADRPYFGDQQLTLADIVAGTAIPFLPSMGLPLEDYPQLKDWCDRLMNRESWQQTQPTKKQITEFQTQMKILLSQRQ